The Ananas comosus cultivar F153 linkage group 7, ASM154086v1, whole genome shotgun sequence genome has a window encoding:
- the LOC109712816 gene encoding ethylene receptor 3-like — protein sequence MRNPIPCELLILLSLLFSSSSGAEFPQCNCDGDGGSGWPAVEAILRWQKASDFLIAAAYFSIPLELLYFVTCSSLFPFKWILLQFTSFIVLCGLTHLLSVFTYEPHSFVLALGVTVSKFFTALVSFLTAVTFLTLIPQLLRVKVRESFLRLKARELGREVGLMKRQEEAGWHVRMLTRQIRKSLDRHTILYTTLVELSRTLALRNCAVWMPDHAAAAMTLTHQLPPPGTRNSAVLSIPMDDPEVARVRSTDGAKVLNSKSSLGCSSGGDEFEFGAVAAIRMPMLKVSDFEGGAPEVIEACYAILVLALPRDGARAWSPSELELVAVVADQVAVALSHASVLEESQSMRDKLEQRNRVLLRAKRNLSMANEARNAFQRAMSRGMRMPIHSILSLLSVMQEEENLGPEQRLAIEATARAGSVVSTLINDAMEISVANREQFALEMSPFRLKSLVKEAASVARCLCDSRGFGFGVRVENSISERVVGDERRIFHVILHMLGSLLHSREEGFLTFRVYTDREAEELQGRRWAQLRTNLSGGYAIVKFEIGVRRPQNSDSVPPIPLAKPPNSEGFDMGLSFSMCKKLVQLMQGDICAVLNSHGQPESMTLVLRFQLRTAASVDRHRSSASSSSLVKGLRVLLTDEDGVNRTVTRKLLEKLGCFVCTAASAAECLSVLGASIAPFQLVILDLDLNQISGLELGLAIRKLRSGSWPLIVGLTAGAKEDAWEKCIQSGMSGLIRKPVLLRAVKEELIRVLQNT from the exons ATGCGAAATCCAATCCCCTGTGAACTCCTCATCCTCCTCTCCCTGCTCTTCTCCTCCTCGTCCGGCGCGGAATTCCCGCAGTGCAACTgtgacggcgacggcggcagcggCTGGCCCGCCGTCGAGGCGATCCTCCGGTGGCAGAAGGCGAGCGACTTCCTGATCGCCGCGGCCTACTTCTCCATCCCGCTCGAACTGCTCTACTTCGTGACGTGCTCCAGCCTCTTCCCCTTCAAATGGATCCTCCTGCAGTTCACCTCCTTCATCGTCCTCTGCGGCCTCACCCACCTGCTCAGCGTCTTCACCTACGAGCCGCACTCGTTCGTCCTCGCGCTCGGCGTCACCGTCTCCAAGTTCTTCACCGCGTTGGTCTCGTTCCTGACGGCCGTCACGTTCCTGACCCTGATCCCGCAGCTGCTCCGCGTGAAGGTCAGGGAGAGCTTCCTGCGGCTGAAGGCCCGCGAGCTCGGCCGCGAGGTCGGCCTCATGAAGCGCCAGGAGGAGGCCGGCTGGCACGTCAGGATGCTCACCCGCCAGATCCGCAAGTCCCTCGACCGCCACACCATCCTCTACACCACCCTCGTCGAGCTCTCCAGGACTCTCGCCCTCCGCAACTGCGCCGTCTGGATGCCCGaccacgccgccgccgccatgacCCTCACCCACCAGCTGCCGCCGCCGGGCACGAGGAATTCTGCCGTGCTTTCCATTCCGATGGACGACCCGGAAGTCGCGCGCGTCAGGAGCACCGACGGCGCCAAGGTGCTCAATTCCAAGTCCTCGCTTGGCTGCTCTAGCGGCGGAGATGAATTCGAATTCGGCGCGGTCGCCGCCATCCGAATGCCGATGCTCAAAGTCTCCGACTTCGAGGGGGGCGCGCCGGAGGTGATCGAGGCGTGCTACGCGATACTGGTGCTGGCCCTTCCGAGAGACGGCGCGAGGGCCTGGAGCCCGAGCGAGCTGGAGCTCGTCGCGGTCGTGGCCGATCAGGTCGCGGTGGCTCTGTCCCATGCCTCCGTCCTCGAGGAATCCCAATCCATGAGGGACAAGCTGGAGCAGCGGAACAGGGTTCTGCTTCGCGCGAAGCGGAATCTGTCCATGGCCAACGAGGCGAGGAATGCGTTCCAACGGGCCATGAGCCGAGGAATGCGAATGCCGATCCACTCGATCCTCAGCCTACTGTCCGTAATGCAGGAGGAAGAGAATTTGGGCCCCGAGCAGCGGCTCGCGATCGAGGCCACCGCGAGGGCGGGGAGCGTGGTCTCGACTCTGATCAACGATGCCATGGAAATCTCGGTCGCGAACAGGGAGCAGTTTGCTTTAGAAATGAGCCCCTTTCGGCTCAAATCGCTGGTCAAAGAAGCCGCCAGCGTCGCGAGGTGTCTGTGTGATTCTAGGGGGTTCGGTTTCGGCGTTCGAGTCGAGAATTCGATCTCCGAGCGAGTTGTGGGCGACGAGAGGAGGATTTTTCATGTCATACTGCATATGCTTGGTAGTCTTTTGCATTCGCGCGAGGAAGGGTTTCTAACATTTAGGGTCTATACCGACAGAGAAGCCGAAGAATTGCAGGGTCGGAGATGGGCTCAGCTGAGGACGAACCTTTCCGGCGGGTATGCGATTGTGAAATTCGAGATCGGGGTTAGAAGACCGCAAAATTCTGATTCGGTCCCTCCGATTCCGCTCGCGAAGCCCCCGAACAGCGAGGGGTTTGATATGGGCCTCAGCTTCAGTATGTGCAAAAAGCTTGTGCAg CTAATGCAGGGAGACATCTGCGCAGTTTTAAACTCCCacggccaacccgagagcatgaCTCTCGTCCTTCGCTTCCAACTTCGAACCGCCGCTTCTGTCGATCGCCACCGTTCGTCAgcatcctcctcctctctcgtcAAGGGCCTCAGAGTCCTTCTAACCGACGAGGACGGCGTCAACCGAACCGTAACGCGAAAGCTCCTCGAGAAACTGGGCTGCTTCGTCTGTACCGCCGCGTCAGCAGCTGAGTGCTTGAGTGTTCTCGGCGCGTCCATCGCGCCATTCCAGCTCGTTATTCTCGACCTCGACTTGAATCAGATCAGCGGGCTCGAATTGGGTTTGGCGATTCGGAAGCTTCGAAGCGGGTCTTGGCCGCTGATTGTGGGTCTGACGGCGGGTGCGAAGGAAGATGCGTGGGAGAAATGCATTCAGTCGGGGATGAGCGGTCTGATTCGGAAACCGGTTTTGCTCAGAGCAGTGAAAGAAGAGCTCATCAGGGTTCTTCAAAACACATAG